A genomic stretch from Chryseobacterium sp. SNU WT5 includes:
- a CDS encoding tyrosine-type recombinase/integrase has protein sequence MGRSQSTFQNYSRHVAAVSLHFGKIPTELDPEQIHDYLFYLQKKSKSPSQSYFKHTVYGLRFLLKSEGLSYDYLSLPEIKREKKLPVVLSKQEVWQMLSGCKLLKHKILIGILYGCGLRCMEVRNLRLCDLDFGRKQLKVVQGKGKKDRYLPLSEHLIRGLKKYIEAEKPEDYLFGEPRGGRAGGDFDSRYSQRGVQWAVKQASKTANILKEVSVHTLRHSFATHLLEDGMDILSIKNLLGHESIDTTLVYLQIAQLSTQKLFSPLDTLFSEFGKK, from the coding sequence TTGGGAAGAAGCCAAAGTACCTTTCAAAATTACTCCAGACACGTCGCTGCGGTGTCGCTACATTTCGGAAAAATTCCTACAGAATTGGATCCCGAGCAAATTCACGATTACCTTTTTTACCTTCAGAAAAAATCAAAATCACCTTCACAGTCGTATTTTAAACACACCGTTTACGGACTTCGATTTCTGCTTAAATCGGAAGGTTTGAGCTATGATTATTTGAGTCTTCCGGAAATTAAAAGAGAGAAAAAACTGCCTGTAGTGCTTAGTAAACAGGAGGTTTGGCAGATGTTGTCCGGCTGTAAACTTTTAAAACATAAAATTTTGATCGGCATTCTTTACGGCTGCGGATTGCGCTGTATGGAAGTTCGAAATCTCCGTTTGTGCGACTTAGATTTTGGTCGAAAACAACTCAAAGTGGTTCAGGGAAAAGGCAAAAAAGACCGCTATTTACCACTTTCCGAACATCTGATTCGTGGGCTCAAAAAGTATATCGAAGCGGAAAAACCGGAAGATTATCTCTTTGGAGAACCTCGTGGAGGGCGTGCTGGTGGCGATTTCGATTCCCGTTACTCCCAGCGCGGCGTTCAGTGGGCGGTAAAGCAGGCATCAAAAACGGCAAATATCCTGAAAGAAGTGAGTGTCCATACGCTTCGGCACAGTTTTGCGACGCATCTTCTGGAAGATGGGATGGATATTTTGAGCATCAAAAATCTTCTCGGTCACGAAAGTATCGATACCACGCTGGTTTATCTTCAAATTGCCCAGCTTTCAACCCAAAAACTCTTTTCACCGCTCGATACCCTTTTTTCAGAATTTGGGAAAAAATGA
- a CDS encoding single-stranded DNA-binding protein produces MNTIVGRITKNAEINTLKNDKQVVNFSVAPND; encoded by the coding sequence ATGAACACAATCGTAGGTAGAATTACCAAAAATGCAGAAATCAACACCTTGAAAAACGATAAACAGGTCGTAAACTTTTCGGTAGCACCCAATGACTAA
- a CDS encoding toprim domain-containing protein, which yields MNCEKVKQNVGIRAVLESFGLFPVKENPKTAFYFALDREEKIPSLAVDFVKNKAFDFGNGKSYDVISIVQQIKKCSVSEALKCLSTLDFRVQNEIKYHETTGQTCNQILEIKEIQHPALIQYLKSRRVFEQKHRVKEIHYELKGRKYFGIGFQNKSGGFEIRNPQSKICLGKKDVTLIVNDNNLKNEILIFEGFFDYLTYRNLDKSDNSNCDYLTLNSTAMFFKVEEKLKQYEKISLFLDNDKNGKSVKLKIKSQYKNVEDCSLIYHNFKDLNEWFCNI from the coding sequence ATGAATTGCGAAAAAGTCAAGCAAAACGTCGGAATTCGGGCGGTTTTGGAGTCGTTCGGGCTGTTTCCGGTCAAAGAAAATCCGAAAACTGCGTTTTATTTTGCGTTGGACCGGGAGGAAAAAATTCCAAGTCTGGCGGTCGATTTTGTCAAAAACAAGGCGTTCGATTTTGGAAATGGAAAAAGTTACGATGTGATTTCAATTGTCCAACAGATAAAGAAATGTTCCGTTTCAGAAGCATTGAAATGCCTTTCAACATTGGATTTTAGAGTTCAAAATGAAATAAAATATCACGAAACTACTGGTCAAACATGCAATCAGATTTTAGAAATCAAAGAAATCCAGCATCCTGCATTAATTCAGTATCTGAAGTCCCGAAGAGTTTTTGAGCAAAAGCATAGGGTTAAGGAAATTCACTACGAATTGAAAGGAAGAAAATATTTCGGAATTGGATTTCAGAATAAGTCCGGAGGTTTTGAGATTCGCAATCCACAGTCAAAAATATGTTTGGGAAAAAAGGATGTGACGTTGATTGTTAATGATAACAATCTCAAGAACGAGATTCTCATATTTGAGGGCTTTTTCGATTATCTGACCTACCGAAATTTAGACAAATCAGATAATTCAAACTGTGATTACTTGACTTTAAATTCAACTGCAATGTTTTTCAAGGTGGAAGAAAAACTGAAACAATATGAGAAAATTTCACTTTTTCTAGACAATGATAAGAATGGGAAATCGGTTAAATTAAAAATTAAAAGTCAATACAAAAATGTAGAGGATTGCTCTTTAATTTATCATAATTTTAAGGACTTGAACGAGTGGTTTTGTAATATTTGA